The following is a genomic window from Corvus moneduloides isolate bCorMon1 chromosome 7, bCorMon1.pri, whole genome shotgun sequence.
CTTGTGGGTTTGCtctgctcatccctgctctctgccatttcctcatggaaagagggattgggcactggaatgggcagcccagggaggtggtggagtcacgGTCCCTGGAGGTTGTTAAGgaaagcctggatgtggcactcgcTGCCGTGGTTTGGGTGACAGGGTGGTGTTGGtcatgggttggactcgatgatctcagaggtcttttccagcctggttAATTTTGGGATTCTGTGCCTCTGCCCAGGTGGGGATCTTCGGCCGCCGCATGAGCAGGTCCTGGCCGGGCCATGGCCTGGCCAccggggctgctcctgctgctcctgctcctgtccgGCCGCGCTCCGGCCATGCGGAGCCGCGACTTCACTGCCAAGGACATCGTCTACCTCCACCCCTCCAGTAAGTGACCTCcaccctgggacagggacaagggAAACAGCAGCCAGCGCTGTGGGGTGCTCTGAGCAGCCCGGAGCTGTTCCAGAGCATCCCAAGCCTTGAGCTTCTGGATTTGCACTCAGGTTCTCCCAGGAGCCCAACCCCAGAGCCATTTGCAGTTATGGTTTCCGTGATCCTCACAGGCCACTGGAATATTTTCCAGTATGGCACTAGGGTTCTGCGTTTCTCTGTACCAAATTTCATCTTGTCAcatatttccttcatttttcccaCTTGTTCTTGAGCCGTggctgtgtttgtttgcttttagcTCTGCCTCTAACCTGGTTTTACAcggaatcgtggaatggtttgggttgggaggcaCCTGGTTTGTACAGTCCCCACTCCCACAGGGCCAAGTTGATGTGGGAGAAGCCCCAAGTTTTTGTGAgaggtgaccctgcccatggcagagggtggggcaagatgggctttaaggtccctcccaacccaaaccattccaggattctgtgtaAACCAGACCCAAAAGGGTTTAAAGGACTCATAGGGTTACAGGCAGCACCGACAGCTCTGGCCTTGATTCCAGGCACTCCTGGAGCAATGGAGTTGTGCATCTTTAGATCTTCCCTGCACTCTCACCGGTCTGTTCTCCTTATCAGACACAAACTTAGCGAATTCCATGAGAACAAGGTGCCTGTGGAGCCGTCCCTGCCTTCTCTCCCCACAGAAAACTCACTGCTTCACTGGCTGGAAAATTTGCATTCTGTGCAAGCAGGATGAAATTCCTGTTTTATTCCATAACCACGACCTGTCAGAGACCCAGGGTGAGAGGGATTAATTTAATCCATGTGttgtcccagccccagccccaccagagACGCTCCTGGGTGATTTCTTGATCCttaaaaactgaaaggaaacaaGCAGTGAAATCGTCTTGCTTCACCTCTCCTTCCCAAACAGGATCCAGCCCAGAGCAAGGGgaggaggtgaggaggaggaggaggagggagggtgaAGATGTGGCCCAGAGAGCTGTAGGGCTTCACTGATAACTGTGACCTGGTCACCATTTGGCTTCTGAGAAGGCGGCAGCACCTTGAGGATGGATTGAAAGTGCCACAGAAGTGCTGCCAGGAGAGCAATTAAGGAATTAGCCCTCGTTTGGTGAGATAAATTAGGACAGAGGCTGCTGTTCAGGGCTGGAGGTTCAGCAAAGTGGTTTTGTTCCCTTTGGGGCCACGAGCCTGCCTTCAACAGGAGCAGCTCTTTCCCTGGTGGGACCATTCCCAGAGTGTTTAAATCCACCTGATATTTTGTTATCAGCACTGATAAAGCCGCAGGGTTGGATGCGAGCTCTGATTCCAGGAGAATGAGTATTCCTTGCTCCCATTAGCTCCCTTTGAAGTCAGCAGTGGCACTTTGGCTGGGTCAACACAGCTGGAACGAGTCCATGGGGACCTCAGTGTGCCTCTCCTGCTGTGGGTTTTACAAATCAGGACCAACCTGCTGAAGCCGACAGGAAAATCGGGAGAAATTTGGATCTAAAGAGAAGAACTGTTGCTGCTTTctcctgaaaagcagcacagaaccAGATTAATTGGGTCATTTTAACTCCATATTATCCATTCCTTTTAACTCTGTATTATCTATTCTGACTCCATTATCTCTTCCTTTTAACTCCatgttttccattcctttcaGCCACGCCGTATCCTCGTGGATTTAAGTGTTTCACCTGCGAAAAGGCCTCGGATAATTACGAGTGCAACCGCTGGGCTCCGGATGTTTACTGTCCCCGAGGTAACCAGCCCCCTCCCAGGGTTTCATCCCAACCCACCTATCCCTGCCAGgggccaggctgagccctgTTATTCCCAAAAATGTGGAATATGGGATGCTGGTGGTTGCTTAAAGGAGTAATCCTTTAAGCTTTTCTGTCTCCTTGCAGTGGATGAAGTTGGTGGCTTTGAActattccctgttttcctctggCTCAGATGGGGATTAAATCAGGCTGATGTTGCTTTCCCAGAACCccagattggtttgggttggaagagaccttaaagctcatcccattccatgggcagggacaccttccactatcccaggctgctccaagccccaatgtccagcctggccttggacactcccagggatccaggggcagccacagcttctctgggaattccatcccagggCCTCCGCACCCTCATGGGGAAGGATTTTTAagagttttttttctcttactggTGAATACAGGACCAGTTCTGGCTGTGTTCACTTCCCTCCCCTCTGGCACAAATCCACAttcagggcagccacagctggaatTTTGATATTTGCAGTGGTTTGATCTCATCATTCCCCTTGGAGCCTGAAGCTGGGAACAGCTCAGGGAATACAAACCCTCAAATCTCAGATCCAGGCACTGCTGAGATCCCCAGACCTTGCCCTCCTTCACCACTTCTCTTCCGAGACCCTCCCAAGACATTGAGATCATCCACAACCCTGATGAATCCCATTTAGTTGGATTATTTGGGGATTTTGCCTTCggaaaagatttcttttggAGGGAGGACGACCCCCCTGCGTCTGCAGCCTGTGGCAGGCCCGTTATCAGCCCCAGAATTTGCTTCCTTTGAGCTACAACCAACAACAATAAAAGCCACCGGGCTGGCTGGCACGGGATGAGACCGACATTCCCGGATATTCCTTGTTTTGCCAGGAGAAAGGGGTGTGGATTTTATTCCTCGTTGTGGATTTAGCACTTGGCCTTGCAGGAGGTGACAGCCATCCATTGGTTTCCCCATGCCAGGAAAATACATCGCTCCGAGATGATTccacaacaaaagaaagaaaggaataaagaataaaacagcCTTAGAAGAGTTATGGGGTGTTGGGAACTTTATTTATTCCATGTGGGAGCTGTCAGGGAGAGCTCTGGTGCCAGAGCAGGAGACATAAAGCCCAGATTTCCTGGGAATGGCACTTCCAGCAGAATCCTGGGAGCTTCTGCACAGAGAGCGCTCCCTCTGGCATAAACCTGAGCTTTAGggtgggaaaagctggaaaacacatggaaatctcctttttcctcctttttcccctctgggaAAGCAATCATTTTATTACTAACAAGCTGGATTAATTAGAAACAAGGTAGaatgtagaaaataaatacacagtgGTGTTCCACGTGTGGAAAATCCAATGTTTTCCTCTCTGAGAGCTTGGAGGAAGCACCTTCAGCTTCCCTCTAGGGAATAAGGCAGGGAATAAAATCCAGATTCCTTATAGGATTCCTTATAAATCCTCATTCCATTTGTCAGTCGTTCTgctgtggattttttggggtgaTTTACAGATGTCAGTGAGGAGTAGCttaaagaaggaggaaaaagagagaggatgGGGTGACTTGGGGAAGTGGTGGGAATTCAGGGACACATTCCATGGTTTGGCCTGAGGAATAAATTAACGGATCAAAATGTTCCTCTAGGGTGAAAAAATGatttataatattattttaaagtatttttattgtatattATATAATCTTTTTCCACCTATACACATGAAATAAATAGGGATTGGgaatattcccattttttttaaagataatgcCAATTAAACTCTGAGTGTACAAGATTTGGGGTGTTTATCCAAACTTCCCTCTGTAAGTGGATGATCCCATGGGTGGGAATTGTTTTGTCTGTAACACAGACCCACATTTGGGAATAAATCCCAGTATTCCAGAGCAGTTTGAATCCTTGGGATCACACCAGAGCCTGGGGTTGAACACAGGTGAGCATTCAGTGTCATTATACAGAAACACAtcaaaaattcttatttttttaaaaattcccgAGATTTCTATCTTATTTCCTCCTGCTGGTGGACTCTCAGGAAACAGGAATTGGGCAGATAAAGATTCTCCCATGGTTTTTTAGGGACAAAGTACCACTTCAGCCAGCAGATGACATACAACAAATACCTCAAAaattggtatttaaaaaaaacccaaaacaaaccaggacTCCTTTCCTATTTTCTCTTGCTGGTAGACTGCCAGTAAAGTGGAATGAGGCTTTTCCACGGTTTTTTAGGGACGAGGTACTGCTTCAGCCAGCACATGATGAAGGCCAGCGGGGAGAGCGTCTCTGTCACCAAGCGCTGCGTGCCCCTGGAGGAGTGTCTGAGCACGGGCTGCACCTATATAAAGCACGAGGAGTACAAGGTAGGGAGAAAGTGGGGGTAAAAGATGCAAATCTGGGTCATTGGAGCTTATCTGGTAAATCCAGGATGTGTAAATGTGTGTAAAACTTCATAGAATTGGAGTTTCTCGAGAAAATATGGTCGGTGTGAGTCTATCTAAAATAGAAAAGTTTATATA
Proteins encoded in this region:
- the LYPD6 gene encoding ly6/PLAUR domain-containing protein 6; protein product: MAWPPGLLLLLLLLSGRAPAMRSRDFTAKDIVYLHPSTTPYPRGFKCFTCEKASDNYECNRWAPDVYCPRGTRYCFSQHMMKASGESVSVTKRCVPLEECLSTGCTYIKHEEYKVCTSCCEGSICNLPLPRNASDAVFATLAPLSGTPRPAPPGLGTPLGLSLALLAQRCLSATGQGQ